A region from the Musa acuminata AAA Group cultivar baxijiao chromosome BXJ1-10, Cavendish_Baxijiao_AAA, whole genome shotgun sequence genome encodes:
- the LOC103969501 gene encoding CRIB domain-containing protein RIC4: MRDRRIDRFILLPFSVGCVSESSVAVYENQPKRAQRDGAPNTPSNILFFFLVGGDGDRRQSTVEVKNSSAVLAFPKPNISAGIQKLVKSFKSLSQHVVVLYKEEDEEVEMEIGFPTDVQHVAHIGCDGFNSSMSSNKNWDRAPELLPLPSPMQQYELAVAAQAGAPPPYGPRASWPQ, translated from the exons ATGAGAGACCGGCGGATTGATAGGTTCATCCTCCTTCCCTTCTCCGTCGGCTGTGTCTCTGAGTCTAGTGTTGCAGTCTACGAAAACCAACCCAAGAGAGCACAGAGGGATGGAGCCCCAAACACACCGAGTAacattcttttcttcttcctagTTG GTGGAGATGGTGACAGGCGGCAGTCTACTGTAGAAGTCAAGAACTCATCTGCTGTCCTTGCCTTTCCAAAGCCCAACATCTCTGCAGGGATTCAGAAGCTAGTCAAGAGCTTCAAGAGCTTGTCCCAACATGTTGTTGTGTTGTACAAGGAAGAGGATgaagaggtggagatggagattgGGTTCCCAACAGATGTGCAACATGTGGCCCACATAGGATGTGATGGATTCAACAGCAGCATGAGCAGCAACAAGAACTGGGACAGAGCCCCCGAGTTGCTGCCCCTCCCCTCCCCAATGCAGCAGTATGAGCTAGCCGTGGCTGCACAGGCTGGAGCCCCTCCACCCTACGGTCCCCGTGCGTCTTGGCCACAGTGA